In one window of Opitutus sp. GAS368 DNA:
- a CDS encoding AMP-binding protein, producing the protein MLHEIFEASADASPDAVVVICGREETTYGEPEAQANRMARHLRRCGVRRGARVGLLLPRSAGAYAALLGILKAGAAYVHTTGFLEWDLVEIDDDVALNEDCILQTHLFEDRVLKAARLRIGDGCELGACSVVLYDSEMEDGSRLDALSLLMKGERLPSGTAWVGSPASRHQARDNGSGLGRESPIAGVGGPLLQGDARKVG; encoded by the coding sequence ATGCTCCATGAAATTTTCGAGGCCAGTGCCGATGCGAGCCCCGACGCCGTCGTGGTGATTTGCGGCCGCGAGGAAACCACCTACGGCGAACCGGAGGCGCAGGCCAACCGGATGGCGCGCCATCTGCGCCGGTGCGGCGTGCGACGCGGGGCGCGCGTGGGCCTGCTGCTGCCGCGGTCAGCAGGGGCTTACGCGGCGCTGCTCGGGATCCTCAAGGCCGGCGCGGCCTATGTGCACACGACGGGCTTTCTCGAGTGGGACCTGGTCGAGATCGACGACGACGTGGCGCTCAACGAGGACTGCATCTTGCAAACCCACCTCTTCGAGGACCGCGTCCTGAAAGCCGCTCGGCTGCGGATCGGGGATGGTTGTGAACTGGGCGCCTGCTCCGTCGTGCTCTACGACTCGGAAATGGAGGATGGGTCGCGGCTGGATGCGCTTTCACTGCTCATGAAGGGCGAGCGGCTCCCGTCCGGCACCGCGTGGGTGGGCAGCCCGGCGTCCCGCCATCAGGCCCGGGACAACGGATCGGGCCTGGGCAGGGAAAGTCCCATCGCTGGAGTTGGCGGGCCGCTCCTACAGGGAGATGCTCGCAAGGTGGGGTAA